The genomic segment AGTCACTAAAATATCCCCTTCGTCTAGCTCAGGCAGCATAATATTATCGTGAATTACGTCAATACTGTCACAGGTTGGTCCCGCTAACACACTCGAAAAACGCTGTTCAGACTCTTTAAGAGCTTGAATTGGATATCGAGCCTCATCAAAAACTAACCCGCTAAAAGAGCCATATAAACCATCGTCTAAGTAATACCATGTTTGGTTGTCGCGCTGGGCTTTGCCTATCACAGCGGTTAACGCGGTCATACACGGGGCAACTATAAAGCGGCCAGGCTCAGCAATGACCGTGACATTCTGCGGCAACTTTGCGATGGCCAAGTTTATCGGCTGGCAGAACTCGTCAATGTTCGGCACTTTATCACTGTACGCAACGGGAAAACCACCACCGATATCAAGGGTGGTTAGAGCCGGTAACCCCTGGGCGATAATTTGCTCCATGACCGCAGCACAAACGTCGATTGCGTGGACATACTTCAGTGGATCGCAAGTCTGTGAGCCAACGTGAAATGACAAGCCCTGTACTGTGATTCCCCACTGATAAGCTTGTTTAGCAATATCTATGGCCATTTGTGGCGAGCAACCGAATTTTTTCGATAGATCGGCCGACACATCGGGGTTTTTAAAACTCAAACGAATCAAAATCATCACTTGGTGGCGAAACTCAATCATCTTTTTGAGTTCATTCAAATTGTCAACGACAAACACACGGCAGCCATAGTCTAATGCGCGTTGAATATCGGCTGGCTTTTTGATTGGATGAGTGTGTATGGTACGACTCGGGTCAATCTCTAATTGATGC from the Vibrio sp. HB236076 genome contains:
- a CDS encoding type III PLP-dependent enzyme, which encodes MAHFTPIGETFLAKNSLNSSQKNWLAQTANHYGTPSLILDLDSVRMQYRALTRALPNVTLHYALKPLPHAEVVKVLAQEGANFDLATNGEVDLVHQLEIDPSRTIHTHPIKKPADIQRALDYGCRVFVVDNLNELKKMIEFRHQVMILIRLSFKNPDVSADLSKKFGCSPQMAIDIAKQAYQWGITVQGLSFHVGSQTCDPLKYVHAIDVCAAVMEQIIAQGLPALTTLDIGGGFPVAYSDKVPNIDEFCQPINLAIAKLPQNVTVIAEPGRFIVAPCMTALTAVIGKAQRDNQTWYYLDDGLYGSFSGLVFDEARYPIQALKESEQRFSSVLAGPTCDSIDVIHDNIMLPELDEGDILVTKMMGAYTSATATDFNFIRRANIIVVEQPALLSMAG